One Streptomyces sp. V4I8 genomic window carries:
- a CDS encoding deoxyguanosinetriphosphate triphosphohydrolase, which yields MPYDLQSTERWAPEPDKRPGRTAFQRDRARVLHSAALRRLAGKTQVVTPGTHSHAWDPSPRTRLTHSLECAQVGRELGAALGCDPDLVEAACLSHDLGHPPFGHNGEVALNEFAEDCGGFEGNAQSLRLLTRIEPKRFTPEGSVGLNLTRATLDAATKYPWPRGAHPTDPNSPKFGVYEDDRPVFDWVRKDAPASRTTFEAQVMDWSDDVAYSVHDVEDGLHAGHIDPNCLHAEPERRTVFAVAIGRYVPADTDPAELSAALDRLQEEPWWPHGYDGSAVAQARLKDATSQLIGRFCLAAESATRAAYGDGRLSRYDAELVVPHETRLECAVLKAVADRYVMQRAEQERLRADQRIVVAELAEALTARAPEGLDPQFRALFDTAADDRARKRVIVDQIASLTDASARSLHERLTHRA from the coding sequence ATGCCGTACGACCTGCAGTCCACCGAACGCTGGGCCCCCGAACCGGACAAGCGCCCGGGGCGAACCGCCTTCCAACGCGACCGCGCCCGCGTACTGCACTCCGCCGCGCTCAGGAGGCTCGCCGGCAAAACCCAGGTGGTCACCCCAGGAACCCACAGCCACGCCTGGGACCCCAGCCCCCGCACCCGCCTCACCCACTCCCTGGAGTGCGCCCAGGTAGGCCGAGAGCTCGGCGCGGCCCTCGGCTGCGACCCCGACCTCGTAGAAGCCGCCTGCCTCTCCCACGACCTCGGCCACCCCCCCTTCGGCCACAACGGCGAAGTCGCACTGAACGAATTCGCCGAGGACTGCGGCGGCTTCGAGGGCAACGCCCAGTCCCTCAGACTCCTCACCCGCATCGAACCCAAACGGTTCACCCCGGAGGGCTCCGTCGGCCTCAACCTCACCCGCGCCACCCTCGACGCCGCCACCAAGTACCCCTGGCCACGCGGCGCCCACCCCACCGACCCGAACTCCCCGAAGTTCGGCGTCTACGAGGACGACCGCCCCGTCTTCGACTGGGTCCGCAAGGACGCCCCCGCCAGCCGCACCACCTTCGAGGCCCAGGTCATGGACTGGTCCGACGACGTGGCCTACTCCGTGCACGACGTCGAGGACGGCCTGCACGCCGGCCACATCGACCCCAACTGCCTGCACGCGGAACCCGAGCGCCGGACGGTCTTCGCCGTAGCCATCGGCCGCTACGTGCCCGCGGACACCGACCCGGCGGAACTGTCCGCCGCCCTCGACCGGCTCCAGGAGGAACCCTGGTGGCCGCACGGCTACGACGGTTCGGCCGTCGCCCAGGCCCGCCTCAAGGACGCCACCAGCCAGCTCATCGGCCGGTTCTGCCTGGCCGCCGAGAGCGCCACGCGCGCCGCGTACGGCGACGGGCGGCTCTCCCGCTACGACGCCGAACTCGTCGTACCGCACGAGACCCGCCTGGAGTGCGCGGTCCTCAAGGCCGTCGCCGACCGGTATGTCATGCAGCGCGCCGAGCAGGAGCGGCTCCGCGCCGACCAGCGGATCGTGGTCGCCGAACTGGCCGAGGCGCTCACCGCCCGCGCGCCCGAGGGGCTGGACCCGCAGTTCCGGGCGCTGTTCGACACGGCAGCCGACGACCGCGCCCGCAAGCGCGTGATCGTCGACCAGATCGCCTCCCTGACGGACGCGTCGGCACGCTCCCTGCACGAGCGGCTCACACACAGGGCGTAG
- a CDS encoding sirohydrochlorin chelatase, with protein MTASNPLHDESTTAHLDSTAHLMNRISSQLASQLSLVSLDGRRHPEAPALVVVAHGSRDPRALSTVRALLDQVRALRPGLPVHLGHIELNEPLLPDTLASLGDREAILVPLLLSRGYHIKRDIPEMAAESRVRARVAGALGPHPLLVEALYARLVEAGWRTGMDEPTRRESAVILAAAGSRDPESKLDTSHTAHLLANRLGVPVVPAYATTSAPTVPDALRALAARGRTRVAIASYFTAPGRFATESAQTAPWMASAPLGTHPAMARLLLHRYDQTLTAPATTAPELASA; from the coding sequence ATGACGGCGTCGAACCCTCTTCACGACGAGTCCACGACCGCCCACCTCGACAGTACGGCGCACCTCATGAACCGGATCAGCAGCCAGCTCGCCAGCCAGCTCAGCCTCGTCTCGCTCGACGGCAGGCGGCACCCCGAGGCGCCCGCGCTCGTCGTGGTGGCACACGGCAGCCGCGACCCGCGCGCCCTGAGCACCGTCCGCGCGCTCCTCGACCAGGTCCGCGCCCTGCGCCCCGGCCTGCCGGTCCACCTCGGCCACATCGAGCTGAACGAGCCCCTGCTCCCCGACACCCTCGCCTCCCTCGGCGACCGGGAGGCGATCCTCGTCCCGCTCCTGCTGAGCCGCGGCTACCACATCAAGCGCGACATCCCCGAGATGGCCGCCGAGTCCCGGGTGCGCGCACGCGTGGCCGGCGCCCTCGGCCCGCACCCCCTGCTGGTGGAGGCCCTGTACGCCCGCCTGGTGGAGGCCGGCTGGCGCACTGGCATGGACGAGCCCACGCGCCGCGAGAGCGCGGTGATCCTGGCCGCCGCCGGCTCCCGAGACCCCGAGTCCAAACTCGACACCTCCCACACGGCCCACCTCCTGGCCAACCGCCTGGGTGTCCCGGTGGTACCGGCCTACGCGACGACGTCGGCCCCGACCGTCCCCGACGCCCTCCGAGCCCTGGCCGCCCGAGGCCGTACCAGGGTCGCCATCGCGTCGTACTTCACGGCCCCGGGCCGCTTCGCGACGGAGTCCGCGCAGACGGCTCCCTGGATGGCGTCGGCCCCCCTGGGCACGCACCCGGCGATGGCCCGCCTTCTCCTCCACCGCTACGACCAGACGCTGACGGCTCCGGCCACGACAGCACCGGAACTGGCGTCCGCTTAG
- a CDS encoding vancomycin high temperature exclusion protein: MRQPKLPRPRLPHTRTGQRRLVQAVMFGCVLGLLPATWMHLVTGDRLRTTADVPRTDVAVVFGAGLWAGEPSPYLAHRLDAAAKLYRDDRIEVVLVTGDNSREDYDEPDAMRAYLTRHGVPDSRIVSDYAGFDTWDSCVRAKKIFGVDEAVLISQGFHIRRAVALCQETGVTSYGVGVDAKHDVTWYYGGAREIFAAGKAALDAVFEPDPRFLGPREAGVANALAAER, translated from the coding sequence ATGCGCCAACCGAAGCTGCCTCGACCACGTCTGCCGCACACCCGCACCGGGCAGCGGCGGCTGGTGCAGGCCGTGATGTTCGGGTGCGTGCTGGGGCTGCTTCCGGCCACCTGGATGCACCTCGTCACCGGTGATCGGCTGCGGACAACGGCGGACGTGCCGCGCACCGATGTCGCCGTCGTCTTCGGTGCCGGGCTGTGGGCCGGCGAGCCGTCCCCGTACCTCGCCCACCGGCTCGACGCGGCGGCGAAGCTGTACCGCGACGACCGGATCGAGGTCGTCCTCGTCACCGGCGACAACAGCCGCGAGGACTACGACGAGCCCGACGCCATGCGCGCCTATCTGACCAGGCACGGTGTGCCCGACTCGCGGATCGTGAGTGACTACGCCGGCTTCGACACCTGGGACTCCTGCGTCCGCGCCAAGAAGATCTTCGGCGTCGACGAGGCGGTACTGATCAGCCAGGGCTTCCACATCCGGCGCGCGGTCGCGCTGTGCCAGGAGACGGGGGTGACGTCGTACGGCGTCGGGGTCGACGCCAAGCACGATGTCACCTGGTACTACGGCGGTGCGCGGGAGATCTTCGCGGCCGGCAAGGCGGCCCTGGACGCCGTCTTCGAGCCGGATCCCCGGTTCCTCGGGCCGAGGGAGGCCGGGGTCGCGAACGCGTTGGCGGCGGAGCGGTAG
- a CDS encoding molybdopterin oxidoreductase family protein translates to MPNSATPTHCPYCALQCGMNLTPLQDGGVAVVERPDFPVNKGALCGKGRTAPAVLASGVRLNSPLVRSGGTLVPATWDEALDRIAEGLARTRTEHGPDACGVFGGGGLTNEKAYSLGKFARIVLGTSQIDYNGRFCMSSAAAAGMKAFGLDRGLPFPLEDIPKTGCVILVGSNLAETMPPSLRYFTELRENGGTLIVIDPRRTKTAEQADLHLMPRPGTDLALALGLLHLVVAEGRVDEEYVRERTAGWEDARAAAMAHWPEYVERITGVSVPQLREAVRLFCEPEHAMVLTARGPEQQAKGTDTVGAWINLCLATGRAGRPLSGYGCLTGQGNGQGGREHGQKADQLPGYRKLDDPAARRHVAEVWGVDPDSLPGPGRSAYELLDALGTDIKSLLLMGSNPVVSAPRAAHIEERIKSLDFLAVCDVVLSETAALADVVLPVTQWAEETGTTTNLEGRVLLRRRAITPPEGVRSDLEVMHELAARLGGEQGLEKGFPTDAEEVFEELRRASAGGPADYSGITYGRLAEENGVFWPCPAVPGTGDAEGSGDGAGSRDGAAASPAAETGSPAHPGTPRLFLDRFATPDGRARFVPVSYRAIAEEPDDEYPVLLTTGRVVAQYQSGAQTRRVDELNAAAPGPFVELHPRLAARLGAAEGDPVAVISRRGRAVAPARITTGIRPDTVFMPFHWPGEGRANTLTNPALDPTSRMPEFKACAVRVEAVKS, encoded by the coding sequence ATGCCGAACTCCGCGACGCCCACGCACTGCCCGTACTGCGCCCTGCAGTGCGGTATGAACCTCACGCCCCTGCAGGACGGGGGTGTCGCGGTGGTCGAGCGCCCGGACTTCCCGGTGAACAAGGGAGCTCTGTGCGGCAAGGGCCGTACGGCGCCCGCGGTGCTGGCGTCGGGCGTCCGTCTGAACTCGCCGCTGGTGCGTTCGGGCGGCACGCTCGTGCCCGCCACCTGGGACGAGGCGCTGGACCGCATCGCCGAGGGCCTGGCACGCACGCGTACGGAACATGGCCCGGACGCGTGCGGGGTCTTCGGCGGGGGCGGCCTGACCAACGAGAAGGCGTACAGCCTGGGCAAGTTCGCGAGGATCGTGCTCGGCACCTCGCAGATCGACTACAACGGCCGTTTCTGCATGTCGTCGGCGGCCGCGGCCGGGATGAAGGCGTTCGGACTCGACCGGGGGCTGCCGTTCCCGCTGGAGGACATCCCGAAGACGGGCTGCGTGATCCTCGTCGGCTCCAACCTGGCGGAGACGATGCCGCCGTCGCTCCGCTACTTCACCGAGCTGCGCGAGAACGGCGGCACGCTCATCGTCATCGACCCGCGCCGCACGAAGACCGCCGAGCAGGCCGACCTGCACCTGATGCCGAGGCCGGGCACGGACCTGGCGCTGGCCCTCGGCCTGCTGCACCTGGTCGTCGCCGAGGGGCGGGTGGACGAGGAGTACGTCCGGGAGCGCACGGCCGGCTGGGAGGACGCGCGGGCCGCCGCGATGGCGCACTGGCCGGAGTACGTGGAACGGATCACGGGCGTGTCCGTTCCGCAGCTCCGGGAAGCCGTACGGCTGTTCTGCGAGCCGGAGCACGCGATGGTGCTGACCGCGCGCGGGCCCGAGCAGCAGGCCAAGGGCACGGACACGGTGGGCGCGTGGATCAACCTGTGCCTGGCGACGGGACGGGCGGGCCGGCCGCTGTCCGGCTACGGCTGCCTCACCGGGCAGGGCAACGGACAGGGCGGACGTGAACACGGCCAGAAGGCCGACCAGTTGCCCGGCTACCGCAAGCTGGACGACCCGGCGGCGCGGCGGCATGTCGCCGAGGTGTGGGGCGTCGACCCGGACAGCCTGCCCGGGCCTGGGCGCAGTGCGTACGAGCTGCTGGACGCGCTGGGCACGGACATCAAGTCACTGCTGCTGATGGGCTCCAACCCGGTGGTGTCGGCGCCGCGTGCCGCGCACATCGAGGAGCGCATCAAGTCCCTTGATTTCCTCGCGGTGTGCGACGTGGTGCTGTCGGAGACGGCGGCGCTCGCGGACGTCGTCCTGCCGGTCACCCAGTGGGCGGAGGAGACGGGCACGACGACCAACCTGGAGGGCCGGGTGCTGCTGCGGCGGCGCGCGATCACTCCTCCGGAGGGCGTCCGCAGCGACCTGGAGGTCATGCACGAGCTCGCGGCGCGGCTGGGCGGCGAGCAGGGCCTGGAGAAGGGCTTCCCGACCGACGCCGAGGAGGTCTTCGAGGAGCTGCGCCGGGCGAGTGCGGGCGGGCCGGCGGACTACTCGGGGATCACGTACGGAAGGCTGGCGGAGGAGAACGGGGTGTTCTGGCCGTGTCCGGCGGTGCCGGGCACGGGGGACGCGGAGGGCTCCGGGGACGGTGCGGGCTCCCGCGACGGTGCGGCCGCCTCGCCGGCCGCCGAGACCGGCAGTCCGGCCCACCCCGGCACGCCCCGCCTCTTCCTCGACCGGTTCGCCACGCCGGACGGACGGGCGAGGTTCGTTCCCGTCTCGTACCGGGCCATCGCCGAGGAACCCGACGACGAGTACCCGGTCCTCCTGACGACCGGCCGGGTCGTGGCGCAGTACCAGTCCGGCGCCCAGACCCGCCGCGTCGACGAGCTGAACGCCGCCGCGCCGGGCCCGTTCGTGGAGCTGCACCCCCGGCTCGCGGCGCGGCTCGGGGCGGCCGAGGGCGACCCGGTGGCCGTGATCTCGCGCCGGGGCCGGGCGGTGGCCCCCGCCCGCATCACGACCGGCATCCGCCCCGACACGGTCTTCATGCCGTTCCACTGGCCGGGCGAGGGCCGCGCCAACACCCTGACCAACCCGGCGCTGGACCCGACGTCACGGATGCCCGAGTTCAAGGCCTGCGCGGTGCGGGTGGAGGCGGTGAAGTCGTAG
- a CDS encoding gamma-glutamylcyclotransferase family protein, which translates to MTLSPRLPFFVYGTLRPGEPNHDHLLRGRTLTEEPARLVGAVLYDGPGYPYAVEERGDSGTVHGELVTARPEEYPALLAALDRLEEFAPGDPHNLYERVAREVVRESDGTAVQAWVYVAAPSVAARLRAHGKLIEGGDWAATRPPGRVTRPPG; encoded by the coding sequence GTGACCCTCTCTCCCCGACTCCCGTTCTTTGTCTACGGCACCCTGCGTCCCGGAGAGCCCAACCACGACCATCTCCTGCGCGGCCGCACCCTCACCGAGGAACCGGCACGACTCGTCGGGGCGGTGTTGTACGACGGCCCGGGCTACCCGTACGCCGTCGAGGAACGCGGCGACAGCGGCACCGTTCACGGCGAGCTCGTGACCGCCCGCCCCGAGGAGTACCCCGCGCTCCTGGCCGCCCTCGACCGCCTGGAGGAGTTCGCCCCGGGCGACCCGCACAACCTCTACGAACGCGTCGCCCGCGAGGTGGTCCGCGAGTCCGACGGAACGGCCGTACAGGCGTGGGTGTATGTCGCCGCCCCGTCCGTCGCCGCCCGCCTGCGCGCGCACGGCAAGCTCATCGAGGGCGGCGACTGGGCGGCGACCCGGCCGCCGGGCCGAGTCACGCGTCCGCCGGGCTGA
- a CDS encoding M4 family metallopeptidase: MSRIRPHIRGSRLATAGIAAAVAALLATALSPTAGADDSPTRATALENAASVLRDRAGSLGLTAAQDTSVRDVIVDADGTQHVRYDRTYHQLPVLGGDFVVHLAKDGTYRGASRATEGAISLASVTPRISAPKAADLAATVLRAANVGETLKKLTSRPELVVDALHGAPKLAWRTDAVAQDSAGNPVARTTLTDARTGARIDAWDSIEHVSGDGKSLYSGTVPLDTTAAGSTYQLKDATRGGTYTGDAANKTDLCVLAICLNRAPSTVFTDADNHWGTGAATDRSTAAVDAQYGTDMTWDYYEDVQGRKGIAGDGKGSFNRVHYGNDYNNAFWDDSCFCMTYGDGDGTQLGPLVSLDVAGHEMTHGVTSKTAALTYSGESGGLNEATSDVFGTLVEFHAGNPSDPGDYLIGEKIVRSGFPRGALRYMDKPSKDGNSVDCWSAAAKDLDVHYSSGIGNHFAYLLAEGSGAKTVNGVGYNSPTCDGSSVQGIGRDKLGKIWYRALTVYMTSSTNYAGARASMLSAAKDLYGAGSAEYGAVGAAWSAVGVG, translated from the coding sequence ATGAGCCGAATACGGCCGCACATCCGGGGTTCCCGACTCGCCACGGCGGGCATCGCCGCCGCCGTCGCCGCCCTGCTGGCCACCGCCCTGTCCCCCACCGCCGGCGCGGACGACAGTCCGACGAGGGCCACCGCGCTCGAGAACGCGGCATCGGTCCTCAGGGACCGGGCGGGGAGCCTGGGGCTGACGGCCGCTCAGGACACCAGCGTGCGGGATGTGATCGTGGACGCGGACGGCACACAGCACGTCCGCTACGACCGCACGTACCACCAACTGCCCGTCCTGGGCGGTGACTTCGTCGTCCATCTCGCCAAGGACGGCACCTACCGCGGCGCCTCCCGCGCCACCGAGGGCGCGATCTCCCTGGCGAGCGTGACGCCCAGGATCTCGGCACCGAAGGCGGCCGACCTCGCGGCGACCGTGCTGCGGGCCGCGAACGTCGGCGAGACGCTGAAGAAGCTGACGTCCAGGCCCGAGCTGGTCGTCGACGCCCTGCACGGCGCCCCGAAGCTGGCCTGGCGGACCGACGCCGTCGCCCAGGACTCGGCCGGCAACCCGGTCGCCCGCACCACGCTGACCGACGCCCGCACCGGCGCGAGGATCGACGCGTGGGACAGCATCGAGCACGTCTCGGGCGACGGGAAGTCGCTGTACTCGGGCACGGTGCCGTTGGACACCACGGCGGCCGGATCGACGTACCAGTTGAAGGACGCGACGCGCGGCGGCACGTACACCGGCGACGCGGCGAACAAGACGGACCTGTGCGTCCTCGCCATCTGTCTCAACCGCGCCCCGTCGACGGTCTTCACGGACGCCGACAACCACTGGGGCACCGGTGCGGCGACCGACCGCTCGACGGCAGCGGTGGACGCGCAGTACGGCACGGACATGACGTGGGACTACTACGAGGACGTCCAAGGGCGTAAGGGCATCGCGGGGGACGGCAAGGGTTCGTTCAACCGGGTGCACTACGGCAACGACTACAACAACGCCTTCTGGGACGACAGTTGCTTCTGCATGACGTACGGCGACGGTGACGGGACCCAGCTCGGTCCGCTGGTGTCGCTGGACGTGGCCGGGCACGAGATGACGCACGGCGTGACGTCGAAGACGGCGGCGCTGACGTACTCGGGCGAGTCGGGCGGGCTGAACGAGGCCACGTCCGATGTCTTCGGCACGCTGGTGGAGTTCCACGCGGGCAACCCGTCCGACCCGGGCGACTATCTGATCGGCGAGAAGATCGTGCGGTCGGGGTTCCCCCGCGGTGCCCTGCGTTACATGGACAAGCCGTCGAAGGACGGTAACTCGGTCGACTGCTGGAGTGCGGCGGCGAAGGATCTCGACGTGCACTACTCGTCGGGGATCGGGAATCACTTCGCGTATCTGCTGGCCGAGGGCAGTGGCGCGAAGACGGTGAACGGGGTCGGTTACAACTCGCCCACCTGCGACGGCTCCTCGGTTCAGGGGATCGGGCGGGACAAGCTGGGGAAGATCTGGTACCGGGCGCTGACGGTTTACATGACGTCCTCCACGAACTATGCGGGGGCGCGGGCTTCGATGCTCAGCGCGGCGAAGGATCTCTACGGGGCCGGGAGTGCGGAGTACGGCGCGGTGGGGGCGGCCTGGAGCGCGGTGGGCGTGGGCTGA
- a CDS encoding phosphotransferase — protein MDAVGGPPSCRGGPVGRNDAAVRTAIRDLVAVGTLDAGAATAVWEDVLRLPQWDDAPVWLHGDLLPGNLLTSDGRLSAVIGFGTFGVGDPAADTMAAWTVFDAGTREAFRAAAGVNEATWGGGGAGGRCASG, from the coding sequence ATGGACGCGGTCGGCGGGCCGCCGTCCTGCCGAGGCGGACCGGTCGGCCGGAACGACGCCGCCGTACGGACCGCGATCCGGGACCTTGTTGCCGTCGGCACGCTGGACGCGGGGGCGGCGACGGCCGTCTGGGAGGACGTCCTCCGGCTTCCCCAGTGGGACGACGCGCCGGTCTGGCTCCACGGTGACCTCCTTCCGGGCAACCTGCTGACTTCCGACGGCCGCCTCAGCGCGGTCATCGGCTTCGGTACGTTCGGGGTCGGGGACCCCGCGGCGGACACCATGGCGGCCTGGACGGTCTTCGACGCCGGGACCCGCGAGGCGTTCCGCGCGGCGGCGGGCGTCAACGAGGCGACGTGGGGGGGCGGGGGCGCGGGTGGGCGCTGTGCTTCGGGCTGA
- a CDS encoding class F sortase, giving the protein MRSRSSVGNGVIAALTVLALCSGAWLLRNGTETHAPPQPSAAQAGEAEDAGDAGEARDAGEAGGRRETRHTPASPHPRPSATELPPSPPDRIRIPSLRVDAPLMGLGLTSTGSLDVPPAERKNLAGWYESGTTPGETGTAIVAGHVDNADGPAVFYRLGALEKGSTIEVDRRDGGTALFSVDAVEVYDAKAFPDEKVYGAAPRPELRVITCGGGYSRTTGYQGNVVVFAHLTGSR; this is encoded by the coding sequence GTGCGCAGTCGGAGCAGCGTCGGCAACGGCGTCATAGCCGCGCTCACCGTCCTGGCCCTGTGCTCCGGCGCCTGGCTGCTGCGCAACGGCACCGAGACGCACGCCCCGCCCCAGCCGTCGGCCGCGCAGGCCGGCGAGGCAGAGGACGCCGGGGACGCCGGGGAGGCAAGGGACGCCGGGGAGGCAGGGGGCCGCCGGGAGACACGCCATACCCCCGCCTCCCCACACCCTCGCCCCTCCGCCACCGAACTCCCCCCCTCCCCACCCGACCGCATCCGCATCCCCTCGCTCCGCGTCGACGCACCCCTCATGGGCCTCGGCCTGACGAGCACGGGCAGCCTCGACGTCCCGCCCGCCGAGCGGAAGAACCTCGCCGGCTGGTACGAGTCCGGCACCACACCCGGTGAGACCGGCACCGCGATCGTCGCCGGCCACGTCGACAACGCCGACGGCCCCGCCGTGTTCTACCGGCTCGGCGCCCTGGAGAAGGGCAGCACGATCGAGGTGGACCGACGGGACGGCGGCACGGCCCTCTTCTCCGTCGACGCCGTCGAGGTGTACGACGCGAAGGCCTTCCCCGACGAGAAGGTGTACGGCGCGGCACCGCGCCCCGAGCTGCGGGTGATCACCTGCGGCGGCGGCTACTCACGGACGACCGGATATCAGGGCAACGTCGTCGTGTTCGCGCATCTCACCGGCAGCCGCTGA
- a CDS encoding winged helix-turn-helix transcriptional regulator, giving the protein MAIGRRPGAYVCGTDAAMDVIGGKWKVVILWALSERPHRFGELRRELPGVTEKVLAAQLREMEADGIVHREAYDEVPPRVEYSLTAAGTSLNDALGPLGAWGRENVLGARAEGSAAAGEMREHDDVALISGRP; this is encoded by the coding sequence ATGGCGATCGGCCGACGTCCGGGGGCGTACGTGTGCGGGACCGACGCGGCGATGGACGTGATCGGCGGCAAGTGGAAGGTGGTCATCCTCTGGGCGCTGAGCGAGCGTCCGCACCGTTTCGGGGAGCTGCGCCGCGAACTCCCGGGCGTGACCGAGAAGGTCCTCGCCGCACAGCTGCGCGAGATGGAGGCCGACGGCATCGTGCACCGGGAGGCGTACGACGAGGTGCCGCCGCGCGTGGAGTACTCGCTGACCGCGGCCGGCACCTCGCTCAACGACGCTCTGGGCCCGCTCGGTGCCTGGGGCCGTGAGAACGTCCTGGGTGCCCGTGCGGAGGGGTCAGCGGCTGCCGGTGAGATGCGCGAACACGACGACGTTGCCCTGATATCCGGTCGTCCGTGA
- a CDS encoding NAD(P)-dependent oxidoreductase — translation MGAALARAWLAAGHPLTVWNRTPARTEPLAAEGATVAASAAEAVAASRLVVVCLLDDASVGEALEGADLSGRDLVNLTTGTPAQGRARAAWAEARGARFLDAGIMAVPPMIGNPASGAYVLYSGSPGLFEEHGETLAVPAATRYVGADPGFAALHDVALLSAMNGMFAGVLHAFALIRREDIAPKDFAPLLVSWLGAMAPLAHQTADQLQSDDYGKDVVSNLAMQVAGNATLLATAEEQGVSPELLTPYMSLLERWLATGHGDEDTTGAVELLDVGRADSTV, via the coding sequence ATGGGCGCCGCCCTGGCCCGCGCCTGGCTCGCCGCCGGGCACCCGCTCACCGTGTGGAACCGCACGCCTGCCCGGACCGAACCGCTGGCCGCGGAGGGCGCGACCGTCGCCGCGAGCGCCGCCGAGGCGGTGGCCGCGAGCCGGCTGGTCGTCGTCTGTCTGCTCGACGACGCCTCGGTCGGCGAAGCCCTCGAAGGCGCCGACCTGTCCGGCCGTGACCTGGTGAACCTGACCACCGGCACCCCCGCCCAGGGCCGCGCCCGCGCCGCCTGGGCCGAGGCGCGCGGCGCCCGTTTCCTGGACGCCGGGATCATGGCCGTACCGCCGATGATCGGGAACCCGGCGTCGGGGGCGTATGTCCTCTACAGCGGCTCGCCCGGCCTCTTCGAGGAGCACGGCGAGACCCTCGCCGTGCCGGCCGCCACCCGTTATGTCGGCGCCGACCCGGGCTTCGCGGCGCTGCACGACGTGGCGCTGCTGAGCGCGATGAACGGCATGTTCGCGGGCGTGCTGCACGCCTTCGCGCTGATCCGCCGGGAGGACATCGCCCCGAAGGACTTCGCGCCCCTGCTGGTGTCGTGGCTCGGCGCGATGGCGCCCCTCGCGCACCAGACCGCCGACCAGTTGCAGAGCGACGACTACGGCAAGGACGTCGTCTCCAACCTCGCGATGCAGGTCGCGGGCAACGCCACCCTGCTGGCCACGGCCGAGGAGCAGGGCGTGAGCCCGGAGCTGCTGACGCCCTACATGTCCCTCCTGGAGCGGTGGCTCGCCACGGGGCACGGCGACGAGGACACCACCGGCGCGGTCGAACTGCTCGATGTCGGACGTGCGGACTCCACCGTCTGA
- a CDS encoding S1C family serine protease, with the protein MRPTARMYVAAASAVALSCGMTATVARADDPKEIFEKVAPATVQVQAGESFGTGVIYDADNGLIVTNAHVVAGQSALKVRLGDKEPSPVRLMGIDPCQDLAVLKLQTPQEDLKQVEFGDSGDLETGDEVTAIGYPLGAGDVSREKAVLTTGAVQSPDVASTDWPSEPDLPSAVQHSAALNPGNSGGPLLNSDGKLVGINTFYLGGTQGQYYSISSDHAKPLLSGLADGKSKNDPGWGNLVAVSDEYFADYFPVEQQEDALAVQEQLLAQEIDGLYVQSVSSNSPAGEALMTEGDVITQLKGTPVGTDQQVCDILQSAAPGEKITVDGVFTTEGTDPEGTTFSLGTPWQVQVTLDQ; encoded by the coding sequence ATGCGGCCGACAGCCAGAATGTACGTCGCCGCCGCGTCCGCCGTCGCCTTGAGCTGCGGGATGACGGCGACCGTTGCGCGGGCGGACGACCCGAAGGAGATCTTCGAGAAGGTGGCGCCCGCGACCGTCCAGGTGCAGGCCGGAGAGAGTTTCGGCACGGGAGTCATCTACGACGCCGACAACGGTCTCATCGTCACCAATGCGCACGTGGTCGCCGGGCAGAGCGCCCTGAAGGTCCGCCTGGGGGACAAAGAGCCCTCGCCCGTGCGGCTGATGGGCATCGATCCCTGCCAGGACCTGGCGGTTCTGAAGTTGCAGACGCCGCAGGAGGACCTGAAGCAGGTGGAGTTCGGCGACAGCGGCGACCTGGAAACGGGGGACGAGGTGACGGCGATCGGTTATCCGCTGGGCGCCGGTGACGTCTCGCGCGAGAAGGCCGTCCTCACCACCGGCGCGGTCCAGTCGCCGGACGTAGCCTCGACGGATTGGCCCAGTGAGCCCGATCTGCCGTCCGCCGTGCAGCATTCGGCAGCACTCAATCCGGGCAATTCCGGAGGACCGCTGCTCAACAGCGACGGGAAGCTCGTCGGTATCAACACCTTCTACCTCGGAGGCACTCAGGGCCAGTACTACTCCATCAGCAGCGACCACGCGAAGCCGCTTCTCTCGGGGCTCGCTGACGGAAAGAGCAAGAACGACCCCGGCTGGGGAAACCTGGTCGCCGTCTCCGACGAGTATTTCGCGGACTATTTCCCCGTGGAGCAGCAGGAAGACGCTCTGGCAGTCCAGGAGCAGCTCCTGGCCCAGGAGATCGACGGCCTCTACGTGCAGAGCGTGTCCAGTAACTCACCGGCCGGTGAGGCGCTGATGACGGAAGGCGACGTCATCACCCAGCTCAAGGGCACGCCGGTCGGCACCGATCAGCAGGTGTGCGACATCCTGCAGTCCGCGGCCCCGGGCGAGAAGATCACCGTCGACGGCGTGTTCACGACCGAGGGGACGGACCCGGAGGGGACCACGTTCTCGCTCGGCACTCCCTGGCAGGTCCAGGTGACGCTGGACCAGTGA